A stretch of DNA from Pseudomonas sp. HN11:
GGCGGCAAAGGTTTTATCCCATCGCCCGCGCTGCGACGAACGGAAACGTATTGACCTCGAACATGACAAGACCCCTCGCAATGGTCTAGCTTCTAGGGCGTAAGCCATTGATCAACTTGCGGAGGTACGCCATGCCAGTGAAACACGACCTGTATCAGGACTTGGGATTGAGCAAGGAAGTCGTTCACGAACGCAGGGCGAGCGACAAACGCCTGGACTCGCTGCTCACGCAGTACGACGACGCTGACAAGGAGGTGCTGAAGGCGGAATCGGCGAGTGCCAGCG
This window harbors:
- a CDS encoding DUF465 domain-containing protein, whose product is MPVKHDLYQDLGLSKEVVHERRASDKRLDSLLTQYDDADKEVLKAESASASDEEVEKLKKKRLLIKDEIVVKLG